A single region of the Pseudomonas sp. VD-NE ins genome encodes:
- a CDS encoding type II restriction endonuclease: MGFHPEWNDISALVNQSESIFIKKLSRNDSSWADSSKNGHQNGFFIPRPVAESDFFPKLSNSNPEKPHIYDVEYPTFWPASGEIKTSTIKYFSMRNPADKEKARPRYEWQHTGIPKEQFQQLSPASLLVIGKLKQAHFGSSYWFIVVDSVSEEAEIIETAFELGADFHYGLFDPTALAKPASETDQLIAELSQAIKDGTLEQFIKKQTLPSPETLAGMAQEKWLGENDLSDMNPYCVSMPGDAVMRISRDIEYSIYKQAELRFRAAQVARLLLHGGGDPVGNLVRAFSELDSIFLSAAQTRKSRAGLSFEHHVGRLFKDGRIRHEAQAVFGGRRPDFVLPDVKELNIKGDAVIVSLKTTLRERWKQLALEKPFGAIFLATVDDRVSGEAITEMDKNSITLIVPESLKKANESAYAGYDNVITFRQFFDDEVRSKRPSMIIPL, translated from the coding sequence ATGGGTTTCCATCCTGAATGGAATGATATTTCTGCTTTGGTCAATCAAAGCGAGAGCATCTTCATTAAGAAGCTGTCTCGCAATGACTCATCATGGGCGGATAGTTCCAAGAATGGGCATCAGAACGGATTTTTTATCCCTCGTCCTGTGGCTGAGTCTGACTTCTTTCCCAAGCTGAGTAATTCAAATCCGGAAAAACCGCATATTTACGATGTGGAGTATCCAACGTTCTGGCCAGCCTCTGGCGAGATCAAAACATCGACAATCAAATATTTTTCGATGCGTAATCCGGCTGATAAAGAGAAGGCAAGGCCAAGGTACGAGTGGCAGCATACGGGTATACCTAAGGAGCAATTCCAGCAGCTTTCTCCAGCATCGCTGCTCGTTATTGGAAAGCTCAAGCAAGCGCATTTTGGTTCAAGCTATTGGTTCATCGTCGTCGATTCGGTGAGCGAAGAAGCAGAAATTATTGAGACTGCGTTCGAGTTGGGGGCCGATTTTCACTATGGATTATTCGATCCGACTGCTCTTGCCAAGCCTGCTTCCGAAACCGACCAGCTCATTGCTGAATTGTCGCAGGCGATCAAGGATGGAACGTTAGAGCAATTTATCAAGAAGCAGACTCTGCCATCTCCAGAGACACTAGCGGGAATGGCCCAGGAAAAATGGCTCGGTGAAAATGATCTGAGTGATATGAATCCGTACTGTGTCTCCATGCCTGGTGACGCGGTAATGCGCATTAGCAGGGACATTGAATATTCTATCTACAAGCAGGCGGAACTCCGTTTTCGTGCAGCTCAGGTCGCCCGACTTCTCCTTCATGGAGGAGGTGATCCTGTTGGAAATCTGGTTCGGGCGTTCTCTGAGCTCGACTCAATATTTCTCAGTGCGGCGCAAACCCGAAAGAGCAGGGCGGGGCTATCGTTCGAGCATCATGTAGGTAGACTTTTCAAGGACGGCCGAATTCGCCACGAAGCGCAGGCTGTCTTTGGTGGTCGTCGCCCGGACTTTGTTTTGCCGGACGTTAAGGAACTCAACATCAAGGGGGACGCTGTAATCGTTTCCTTGAAGACAACCCTGCGTGAAAGATGGAAACAGTTGGCGCTAGAGAAACCGTTTGGGGCAATTTTTCTCGCGACTGTTGATGATCGTGTGTCGGGTGAGGCCATTACTGAGATGGATAAAAATTCAATCACCCTGATCGTACCGGAGTCCTTGAAGAAAGCTAACGAGTCTGCTTATGCGGGCTACGATAACGTCATTACGTTCCGACAGTTTTTCGATGATGAGGTGAGGTCGAAGCGTCCTTCAATGATTATTCCTCTGTAG
- the argR gene encoding transcriptional regulator ArgR codes for MTAHRIGFLIWPSTKALTLALAEEALRVAQRVHPDVVYELSFLQAEPPAEGAWQLPGEAWTGKLENFQKLFLLADEPPTTLAPALSSALKQLVRAGTVIGGLSAGVYPLAQLGLLDGYRAAVHWRWQDDFAERFPKVIATSHLFDWDRDRLTACGGMSVLDLLLAVLARDHGAELAGAVSEELVVERIREGGERQRIPLQNRLGSSHPKLTQAVLLMEANIEEPLTTDEIAQHVCVSRRQLERIFKQYLNRVPSQYYLELRLNKARQMLMQTSKSIIQIGLSCGFSSGPHFSSAYRNFFGATPREDRNQRRSSSPFELSSVPPERG; via the coding sequence ATGACTGCCCATCGAATTGGTTTCCTGATTTGGCCCAGCACTAAAGCGTTGACGCTGGCGCTGGCGGAGGAAGCCTTGCGTGTTGCTCAGCGTGTGCACCCGGACGTGGTTTACGAACTGTCGTTCCTGCAAGCCGAGCCACCGGCCGAAGGTGCCTGGCAATTACCCGGTGAAGCCTGGACCGGCAAGCTCGAAAACTTCCAGAAACTATTCCTGCTCGCTGATGAGCCGCCGACCACGTTGGCCCCGGCTCTTAGCAGTGCGCTCAAGCAACTGGTGCGTGCGGGCACGGTCATCGGCGGTCTGTCCGCCGGTGTGTACCCGTTGGCGCAACTCGGTTTGCTCGACGGTTATCGCGCTGCCGTGCACTGGCGCTGGCAGGACGATTTCGCCGAGCGCTTCCCGAAAGTCATCGCCACCAGTCACTTGTTCGACTGGGATCGCGATCGTCTGACCGCGTGTGGCGGCATGTCGGTGCTTGATCTGTTGCTGGCGGTGCTGGCCCGTGATCACGGTGCGGAACTGGCCGGTGCGGTTTCGGAAGAACTGGTGGTTGAACGCATCCGCGAAGGTGGCGAGCGTCAGCGCATCCCGTTGCAGAACCGTCTCGGTTCCAGCCATCCGAAGCTCACCCAAGCGGTGTTGCTGATGGAAGCCAACATCGAAGAACCGCTGACCACCGACGAAATCGCCCAGCATGTGTGCGTGTCCCGTCGGCAGTTGGAGCGGATCTTCAAGCAATACCTCAACCGTGTGCCGAGCCAGTATTACCTGGAATTGCGCCTGAACAAGGCACGGCAAATGTTGATGCAAACCAGCAAGTCGATCATCCAGATCGGCCTTTCGTGTGGCTTCTCTTCGGGGCCGCATTTCTCCAGCGCCTATCGCAACTTCTTCGGTGCCACGCCGCGGGAAGATCGCAACCAGCGGCGCAGCAGCAGCCCGTTCGAATTGTCGTCAGTGCCACCTGAACGCGGCTAG
- a CDS encoding ribonucleotide-diphosphate reductase subunit beta, translated as MLSWDEFDKEDSEVATVKGANAGHATEANMDRLDNAGGAAAIEARAVTADDSAAVARAKAALNSLDVAEGLAELEGASARVAVDEKRMINCRADLNQLVPFKYDWAWQKYLDGCANHWMPQEVNMTADIALWKDPEGLTDDERRIVMRNLGFFSTADSLVANNLVLAVYRLITNPECRQYILRQAFEEAIHTHAYQYCIESLAMDEGEIFNMYHEIPSVAKKAAWGLKYTRSISDPKFETGTPDTDKELLRNLIAYYCVLEGIFFYCGFTQILSMGRRNKMTGVAEQFQYILRDESMHLNFGIDVINQIKIENPHLWDAEMKEEATQMILQGTQLEIEYARDTMPRGVLGMNAAMMEDYLKFIANRRLSQIGLKEEYPGTTNPFPWMSEIMDLKKEKNFFETRVIEYQTGGALSWD; from the coding sequence ATGCTGAGCTGGGACGAATTCGACAAAGAAGACAGTGAAGTAGCAACCGTGAAAGGCGCCAACGCCGGCCACGCTACTGAAGCCAACATGGACCGCCTCGACAACGCTGGCGGTGCTGCCGCCATCGAAGCTCGCGCCGTGACCGCCGACGACTCGGCCGCTGTCGCCCGCGCCAAGGCTGCACTGAACTCCCTCGACGTCGCCGAAGGCCTCGCCGAACTCGAAGGCGCCTCCGCCCGTGTCGCCGTTGACGAAAAGCGCATGATCAACTGCCGCGCCGACCTCAACCAACTCGTGCCATTCAAGTACGACTGGGCCTGGCAGAAGTATCTGGACGGTTGCGCAAACCACTGGATGCCGCAAGAAGTCAACATGACCGCCGACATCGCCCTCTGGAAAGACCCGGAAGGCCTGACCGACGACGAGCGCCGCATCGTCATGCGCAACCTCGGCTTCTTCTCCACCGCCGACTCCCTGGTTGCCAACAACCTGGTACTGGCCGTTTACCGCCTGATCACCAACCCGGAATGCCGCCAGTACATCCTGCGCCAGGCTTTCGAAGAGGCGATCCACACCCACGCCTACCAGTACTGCATCGAATCGCTGGCCATGGATGAAGGCGAAATCTTCAACATGTACCACGAGATCCCATCGGTCGCGAAAAAAGCAGCCTGGGGCTTGAAATACACCCGTTCGATCTCCGATCCGAAGTTCGAAACCGGCACCCCGGATACCGATAAAGAGCTGCTGCGCAACCTGATCGCCTACTACTGCGTTCTGGAAGGCATCTTCTTCTACTGCGGCTTCACCCAAATCCTCTCCATGGGCCGCCGCAACAAAATGACCGGCGTCGCCGAGCAGTTCCAATACATCCTGCGCGACGAATCCATGCACCTGAACTTCGGCATCGACGTGATCAACCAGATCAAAATCGAAAACCCGCACTTGTGGGATGCTGAGATGAAGGAAGAAGCGACCCAGATGATCCTGCAGGGTACGCAGCTGGAGATCGAATACGCGCGTGACACCATGCCTCGCGGGGTGTTGGGTATGAACGCGGCGATGATGGAGGATTATCTGAAGTTCATCGCTAACCGTCGTTTGTCGCAGATTGGCTTGAAAGAAGAGTATCCAGGGACGACTAACCCGTTCCCTTGGATGAGCGAGATTATGGACTTGAAGAAAGAGAAGAATTTCTTTGAGACGCGGGTTATTGAGTATCAGACTGGTGGGGCGTTGAGCTGGGACTAA
- a CDS encoding DUF2790 domain-containing protein — protein sequence MKALLVLALSSLCATAMADEGPTDVAQQQPVIEEYTYSTHLDIANVVSMSEIPNVCEVVPAKMEYDDSKGQRHILRYSVMGNGCTN from the coding sequence ATGAAAGCTTTATTGGTTCTGGCCCTCAGCAGTCTGTGCGCAACCGCCATGGCAGATGAGGGTCCGACTGATGTCGCGCAGCAACAACCGGTTATCGAGGAATACACTTACTCCACCCACCTGGACATCGCCAACGTTGTATCGATGAGTGAAATTCCCAACGTCTGCGAAGTAGTACCGGCAAAAATGGAGTACGACGACTCCAAAGGCCAGCGCCACATCCTGCGTTACAGCGTCATGGGCAACGGCTGCACCAATTGA
- a CDS encoding ABC transporter substrate-binding protein encodes MKKLVLLGALALSVLSMNAFADEKPLKIGIEAAYPPFASKAPDGSIVGFDYDIGNALCEQMQVKCVWVEQEFDGLIPALKVRKIDAILSSMSITEDRKKSVDFTNKYYNTPARLVMKQGSVVSDNLSELKGKNIGVQRGSIHERFAREVLAPLGAEIKPYGSQNEIYLDVAAGRLDGTVADATLLQDGFLNTDAGKGFAFAGPAFTDVKYFGDGVGIAVRKGDALKDKINAAIAAIRENGKYKAIQDKYFAFDIYGK; translated from the coding sequence ATGAAGAAACTTGTGCTGCTTGGCGCCCTGGCACTGTCCGTGCTGTCGATGAACGCCTTCGCTGACGAAAAACCTCTGAAGATCGGTATCGAAGCGGCTTACCCTCCGTTCGCCTCGAAGGCGCCGGATGGCAGCATCGTTGGTTTCGACTACGACATCGGCAACGCTCTGTGCGAGCAGATGCAGGTCAAGTGTGTGTGGGTCGAGCAAGAGTTCGACGGTCTGATCCCGGCACTGAAAGTGCGCAAGATCGACGCGATTCTGTCGTCCATGTCGATCACTGAAGATCGCAAGAAGTCGGTCGACTTCACCAACAAGTACTACAACACCCCGGCCCGTCTGGTCATGAAGCAAGGCTCCGTTGTCAGCGACAACCTGTCTGAGCTGAAGGGCAAGAACATCGGCGTGCAACGTGGTTCGATCCACGAGCGCTTCGCTCGCGAAGTCCTGGCCCCACTGGGCGCCGAGATCAAGCCGTACGGTTCGCAGAACGAAATCTACCTCGACGTGGCTGCCGGTCGTCTCGACGGTACCGTGGCTGACGCTACCCTGCTGCAAGACGGCTTCCTGAACACCGACGCCGGCAAAGGTTTCGCCTTCGCCGGCCCGGCGTTCACCGACGTCAAATACTTCGGCGACGGCGTAGGCATTGCAGTGCGCAAGGGCGACGCCCTGAAAGACAAGATCAACGCTGCCATCGCGGCCATCCGCGAAAACGGCAAATACAAAGCAATCCAGGACAAGTACTTCGCCTTCGATATCTACGGCAAGTAA
- a CDS encoding ABC transporter permease — protein MIFDYNVIWEAMPLYLGGLLTTLKLLALSLFFGLLAALPLGLMRVSKNPVVNGAAWLYTYVIRGTPMLVQLFLIYYGLAQFEAVRESFLWPWLSSATFCACLAFAVNTSAYTAEIIAGSLKATPNGEIEAAKAMGMSRFKLYKRILLPSALRRALPQYSNEVIMMLQTTSLASIVTLIDITGAARTVNAQFYLPFEAYITAGVFYLCLTFILVKLFKLAERRWLSYLAPRKH, from the coding sequence ATGATCTTCGACTACAACGTCATTTGGGAGGCCATGCCGCTGTACCTCGGCGGCCTGCTGACCACCCTCAAATTGCTCGCGCTGTCGCTGTTTTTCGGTCTGCTCGCTGCCCTGCCGCTGGGGCTGATGCGCGTCTCGAAGAACCCGGTCGTCAACGGCGCCGCGTGGCTTTACACCTACGTGATCCGTGGCACGCCGATGCTGGTGCAACTGTTCCTGATCTACTACGGTCTGGCGCAGTTTGAAGCGGTACGCGAAAGCTTCTTGTGGCCGTGGCTGTCCAGCGCAACGTTCTGCGCGTGTCTGGCCTTCGCCGTCAACACCAGCGCCTACACCGCCGAGATCATCGCCGGCAGCCTCAAGGCTACGCCGAACGGTGAGATCGAAGCGGCCAAGGCCATGGGCATGTCGCGCTTCAAACTGTACAAACGCATCCTGCTGCCATCGGCCCTGCGCCGGGCACTGCCGCAGTACAGCAACGAAGTGATCATGATGCTGCAGACCACCAGTCTGGCCTCCATCGTCACCCTGATCGACATCACCGGTGCGGCGCGCACGGTCAACGCGCAGTTCTATCTGCCGTTCGAGGCGTACATCACCGCTGGCGTGTTCTACCTGTGCCTGACGTTCATTCTGGTCAAGCTGTTCAAACTGGCCGAGCGTCGCTGGTTGAGCTACCTGGCCCCGCGGAAGCACTGA
- the acs gene encoding acetate--CoA ligase, translating into MSAASLYPVRPEVLANTLTDEATYKAMYQQSVVNPDGFWREQAQRLDWIKPFTTVKQTSFDDHHVDIKWFADGTLNVSYNCLDRHLAERGDQVAIIWEGDDPSESRNITYRELHEQVCKLANALRGQDVHRGDVVTIYMPMIPEAVVAMLACTRIGAIHSVVFGGFSPEALAGRIIDCKSKVVITADEGIRAGKKISLKANVDDALTNPETSSIQKVIVCKRTGGDIKWNQHRDIWYEDLMKVAGTVCAPKEMGAEEALFILYTSGSTGKPKGVQHTTGGYLLYAAMTHERVFDYRPGEVYWCTADVGWVTGHSYIVYGPLANGATTLLFEGVPNYPDITRVAKIVDKHKVNILYTAPTAIRAMMASGQAAVEGADGSSLRLLGSVGEPINPEAWDWYYKNVGKSRCPIVDTWWQTETGGNMMSPLPGAHALKPGSAARPFFGVVPALVDNLGNIIEGEAEGNLVILDSWPGQARTLYGDHDRFVDTYFKTFRGMYFTGDGARRDADGYYWITGRVDDVLNVSGHRMGTAEIESAMVAHPKVAEAAVVGVPHDIKGQGIYVYVTLKNGEEPTEQLRLELKNWVRKEIGPIASPDVIQWAPGLPKTRSGKIMRRILRKIATAEYDGLGDISTLADPGVVQHLIDTHKTMNVA; encoded by the coding sequence ATGAGTGCGGCTTCTCTGTATCCCGTTCGTCCCGAGGTTCTGGCTAACACGCTGACTGACGAGGCGACCTACAAAGCCATGTACCAGCAGTCGGTCGTCAACCCTGACGGTTTCTGGCGCGAGCAAGCTCAGCGCCTCGACTGGATCAAACCTTTCACCACGGTGAAACAGACGTCGTTCGACGATCACCATGTCGACATCAAGTGGTTTGCCGACGGCACCCTGAATGTTTCCTACAACTGCCTCGACCGTCATCTGGCCGAGCGCGGCGATCAAGTCGCGATCATCTGGGAAGGCGACGATCCTTCCGAAAGCCGCAACATCACCTACCGCGAACTGCACGAGCAAGTGTGCAAACTGGCCAACGCCCTGCGCGGTCAGGACGTGCACCGCGGCGACGTGGTGACCATTTATATGCCGATGATTCCCGAAGCCGTGGTCGCCATGCTGGCCTGCACCCGGATCGGCGCGATTCACTCGGTGGTGTTCGGTGGTTTCTCACCGGAAGCCCTGGCCGGTCGCATCATCGACTGCAAATCGAAAGTGGTGATCACCGCTGACGAAGGTATCCGCGCTGGCAAGAAGATTTCCCTCAAGGCCAACGTCGACGATGCGCTGACCAACCCGGAAACCAGCAGCATCCAGAAAGTCATCGTCTGCAAGCGCACCGGTGGCGACATCAAGTGGAACCAGCATCGCGACATCTGGTACGAAGACCTGATGAAAGTGGCGGGCACCGTTTGCGCGCCGAAAGAGATGGGCGCTGAAGAAGCGCTGTTCATCCTTTATACCTCAGGCTCCACCGGCAAGCCGAAGGGCGTGCAGCACACCACCGGCGGTTATCTGCTGTATGCGGCAATGACCCACGAGCGCGTGTTCGATTACCGTCCGGGCGAAGTCTACTGGTGCACCGCCGACGTCGGCTGGGTCACCGGCCACAGCTACATCGTCTACGGCCCGCTGGCCAACGGCGCGACCACGCTGCTGTTCGAAGGCGTGCCGAACTATCCGGACATCACCCGGGTGGCGAAGATCGTCGACAAGCACAAGGTCAACATCCTCTACACCGCACCGACCGCGATTCGCGCGATGATGGCCTCGGGTCAAGCCGCTGTTGAAGGCGCGGATGGCAGCAGTCTGCGTCTGCTCGGTTCGGTCGGCGAGCCGATCAACCCGGAAGCGTGGGACTGGTACTACAAGAATGTCGGCAAGTCGCGTTGCCCGATCGTTGATACCTGGTGGCAGACCGAAACCGGCGGCAACATGATGAGCCCGTTGCCGGGTGCGCACGCGCTGAAGCCGGGTTCGGCGGCGCGTCCGTTCTTTGGTGTGGTGCCGGCGCTGGTCGACAACCTCGGTAACATTATTGAGGGCGAGGCTGAGGGCAATCTGGTGATTCTCGATTCGTGGCCAGGTCAGGCGCGCACGCTGTATGGCGACCATGATCGTTTCGTGGATACCTACTTCAAGACCTTCCGTGGCATGTATTTCACCGGTGACGGCGCACGCCGTGATGCCGATGGTTACTACTGGATCACCGGGCGTGTCGATGACGTGCTCAACGTGTCCGGCCACCGTATGGGCACGGCCGAGATCGAGAGCGCGATGGTTGCGCATCCGAAAGTCGCTGAAGCGGCGGTGGTGGGTGTGCCGCACGACATCAAGGGGCAGGGCATTTATGTCTATGTCACGTTGAAGAATGGCGAGGAGCCGACCGAGCAACTGCGTCTGGAGTTGAAGAACTGGGTACGCAAAGAGATCGGGCCGATTGCTTCGCCGGACGTGATCCAGTGGGCACCGGGGCTGCCGAAGACCCGTTCGGGCAAGATCATGCGCCGGATTCTGCGCAAGATTGCCACGGCGGAATATGACGGGTTGGGGGATATCTCGACGCTGGCGGATCCGGGTGTGGTGCAGCATTTGATTGATACGCACAAGACCATGAATGTTGCTTAA
- a CDS encoding M14 family metallopeptidase, translating to MERIDHVLPWSHLGSERKISVFRFGHGERKAYIQASLHADELPGMRTAWELKKRLGELEAKGLLNGVIELVPVANPLGLGQLLQGNHQGRFEAGSGKNFNRDFVELSAPVAAALADSLGDDPHANVRLIRQAMADHLAALPEASNQLQGMQRVLLSHACTADVVLDLHCDAEAALHMYALPQHWPQWRSLAAHLSVKVGLLAEDSGGSSFDEACSLPWLRLSRQFPDAQIPLACLATTIELGGQADTGRAEACAYAEGILAFLAEQGLITGEWPNPAHEACEGMPFEGTELLLAPHPGVVSFLRKPGEWVEAGDEIFEVIDPLSDRVSTVCAGTSGVLFAIERLRYAQPGFWLAKVAGREALRHGRLLND from the coding sequence ATGGAACGCATCGACCACGTATTGCCGTGGAGCCATCTGGGCAGCGAGCGCAAGATTTCCGTGTTCCGCTTTGGCCACGGCGAGCGCAAGGCCTACATTCAGGCCAGCCTCCATGCTGACGAATTACCGGGCATGCGCACCGCTTGGGAGCTGAAAAAGCGCCTCGGCGAACTCGAAGCCAAAGGCCTGCTCAACGGCGTCATCGAACTAGTGCCGGTCGCCAATCCGTTGGGTCTCGGGCAATTGCTGCAAGGCAATCACCAGGGCCGTTTTGAAGCGGGCAGCGGCAAGAATTTCAACCGTGATTTCGTCGAGCTGAGTGCGCCGGTTGCCGCCGCGCTGGCCGACAGCCTCGGTGATGATCCGCACGCCAATGTGCGCCTGATCCGTCAGGCGATGGCTGATCATCTGGCGGCATTGCCGGAGGCGAGCAACCAGTTGCAAGGCATGCAGCGCGTGTTGCTCAGCCACGCTTGCACCGCTGATGTGGTGCTGGACTTGCACTGCGATGCCGAAGCCGCGCTGCACATGTACGCGTTGCCGCAGCACTGGCCGCAGTGGCGTTCGCTGGCTGCGCACCTGAGTGTGAAGGTGGGGCTGCTCGCGGAAGATTCCGGCGGCAGCTCGTTCGATGAAGCCTGCTCGTTGCCGTGGCTGCGTCTGTCGCGGCAGTTCCCCGATGCGCAGATTCCGCTGGCCTGTCTGGCGACGACAATCGAATTGGGCGGTCAGGCCGACACCGGTCGCGCTGAAGCCTGCGCCTATGCAGAAGGCATTCTCGCGTTCCTCGCCGAGCAGGGCTTGATCACCGGCGAGTGGCCGAACCCGGCGCACGAAGCCTGTGAAGGCATGCCTTTCGAGGGCACCGAGTTGCTGCTCGCACCGCACCCGGGCGTCGTGAGTTTTCTGCGCAAGCCCGGCGAATGGGTCGAGGCCGGCGACGAGATTTTTGAAGTGATTGATCCTCTGTCCGATCGGGTCAGCACGGTGTGTGCTGGTACCTCCGGGGTGCTGTTTGCCATTGAACGGCTGCGTTATGCCCAACCCGGTTTCTGGCTGGCCAAGGTGGCGGGGCGCGAAGCGCTGCGTCACGGGCGCTTGCTCAACGACTGA
- a CDS encoding very short patch repair endonuclease, whose protein sequence is MTDVVDVATRSRMMAGIQGKNTKPEILIRKALHARGFRFRLHVKDLPGKPDLVLPKYRALIFVHGCFWHGHACRYFKVPQTRPEFWLEKIGKNQRRDSLQEEALKAMGWRILVVWECAVRSMRKEKSLLLVDLIASWLKNGSKYIQIDENMLSPGCGSSH, encoded by the coding sequence ATGACTGATGTCGTGGATGTAGCTACTCGTTCAAGAATGATGGCTGGAATTCAGGGTAAAAATACCAAGCCTGAAATTCTAATCCGCAAAGCCCTGCATGCGCGGGGCTTTCGCTTTCGTTTGCACGTCAAAGACCTTCCCGGTAAACCAGATCTGGTGTTGCCGAAATATCGCGCTCTCATCTTCGTACATGGGTGTTTTTGGCACGGGCATGCGTGTAGATATTTCAAGGTTCCTCAGACTCGCCCCGAGTTCTGGCTGGAGAAGATCGGCAAAAATCAAAGACGCGATAGCCTGCAGGAAGAAGCGCTCAAAGCGATGGGCTGGAGAATTCTTGTCGTTTGGGAGTGTGCTGTAAGGTCGATGAGAAAAGAGAAGTCCTTATTGCTTGTTGACCTGATTGCTAGCTGGCTTAAAAATGGATCTAAATATATCCAGATCGACGAAAATATGTTGAGTCCGGGATGTGGCTCCTCACATTAG
- a CDS encoding ABC transporter permease, with translation MLKGYGAVILDGAWLTLQLALSSMALAIVLGLIGVALRLSPVRWLAWLGDLYSTVIRGIPDLVLILLIFYGGQDLLNRVAPMLGYDDYIDLNPLAAGIGTLGFIFGAYLSETFRGAFMAIPKGQAEAGMAYGMSSFQVFFRVMVPQMIRLAIPGFTNNWLVLTKATALISVVGLQDMMFKAKQAADATREPFTFFLAVAAMYLVITSVSLLALRHLEKRYSVGVRAADL, from the coding sequence ATGTTGAAAGGCTACGGGGCTGTCATCCTCGATGGCGCATGGCTGACGCTTCAGCTCGCCTTGTCGTCCATGGCTCTGGCCATCGTTCTCGGGCTGATCGGTGTCGCGTTGCGCCTGTCGCCGGTGCGCTGGCTGGCCTGGCTGGGCGATCTGTATTCCACGGTGATCCGCGGGATTCCCGATCTGGTGCTGATCCTGCTGATCTTCTACGGCGGTCAGGACTTGCTCAACCGCGTCGCACCGATGCTCGGATATGACGATTACATCGACCTGAATCCATTGGCCGCCGGTATCGGCACCCTCGGTTTCATCTTCGGTGCGTACCTGTCGGAAACCTTCCGTGGCGCGTTCATGGCCATTCCGAAAGGTCAGGCTGAAGCGGGCATGGCGTACGGCATGAGCAGTTTTCAGGTGTTCTTCCGGGTGATGGTGCCGCAGATGATTCGCCTGGCGATACCGGGCTTCACCAACAACTGGCTGGTACTGACCAAGGCGACCGCACTGATTTCCGTGGTCGGTCTGCAAGACATGATGTTCAAGGCCAAGCAGGCGGCAGATGCCACTCGCGAGCCTTTCACCTTCTTCCTCGCAGTGGCGGCGATGTACCTGGTGATCACCAGTGTCTCGTTGCTGGCATTGCGTCACCTTGAGAAGCGCTACTCGGTAGGCGTAAGGGCGGCTGATCTATGA
- a CDS encoding ATP-binding cassette domain-containing protein → MYKLEVQDLHKRYGSHEVLKGVSLKAVAGDVISIIGSSGSGKSTFLRCINLLEQPHAGKILLNNEELKLVANKDGALKAADPKQLQRMRSRLSMVFQHFNLWSHMTALENIMEAPVHVLGVSKAEAREKAEHYLNKVGVAHRKDAFPGHMSGGEQQRVAIARALAMEPEVMLFDEPTSALDPELVGDVLKVMQALAQEGRTMVVVTHEMGFAREVSNQLVFLHKGVVEESGNPREVLVNPQSERLQQFLSGSLK, encoded by the coding sequence ATGTACAAACTTGAAGTCCAAGACCTGCATAAACGCTATGGCAGTCACGAAGTGCTCAAGGGCGTGTCCCTGAAAGCGGTAGCCGGCGATGTGATCAGCATCATCGGCTCCAGTGGCTCCGGCAAAAGTACTTTCCTGCGCTGCATCAACCTGCTCGAGCAGCCGCACGCGGGCAAGATTCTGCTCAACAACGAAGAGCTGAAACTGGTAGCGAACAAGGACGGCGCGCTGAAAGCCGCTGACCCGAAACAGCTGCAACGCATGCGTTCGCGCCTGTCGATGGTGTTCCAGCATTTCAACCTGTGGTCGCACATGACCGCGCTGGAAAACATCATGGAAGCGCCGGTGCATGTACTCGGCGTCTCCAAGGCTGAAGCTCGCGAGAAAGCCGAGCACTACCTGAACAAGGTCGGCGTGGCCCATCGTAAAGACGCGTTCCCTGGGCACATGTCCGGTGGCGAGCAGCAGCGTGTGGCGATTGCCCGTGCGTTGGCGATGGAACCGGAAGTGATGCTGTTCGACGAACCGACTTCGGCCCTCGACCCGGAACTGGTGGGCGACGTGCTGAAGGTCATGCAAGCACTGGCTCAGGAAGGTCGCACCATGGTTGTGGTGACACACGAAATGGGCTTCGCCCGTGAAGTGTCTAACCAGTTGGTGTTCCTGCACAAAGGCGTTGTTGAAGAAAGCGGCAACCCGCGCGAAGTGCTGGTCAATCCGCAATCGGAACGTCTGCAACAATTCCTCTCGGGCAGCCTCAAGTAA